In one window of Microbacterium dextranolyticum DNA:
- a CDS encoding VOC family protein: MAGFHHVEVWVADLHQARTEWGWLLSEAGFQPATEWPEGESWSAGSAYLTLTTSPNLSGAVHDRRAPGMNHLAFSAGSRERVDAIIEASDSHGWRPLYHDRYPHAGGPDHYAGWLENSAGFKVELVADPV, encoded by the coding sequence GTGGCGGGATTTCATCACGTGGAGGTCTGGGTTGCCGACCTCCACCAGGCACGAACCGAATGGGGCTGGCTGCTGAGTGAAGCGGGCTTTCAGCCGGCGACCGAATGGCCCGAGGGCGAATCGTGGTCTGCCGGTTCGGCCTACCTCACGCTCACGACATCGCCGAATCTCTCCGGCGCGGTCCACGACCGTCGAGCGCCGGGGATGAACCATCTGGCATTCTCGGCGGGGTCCCGCGAACGAGTCGACGCGATCATTGAGGCATCCGACAGTCACGGCTGGCGCCCGCTGTATCACGATCGCTATCCGCACGCCGGCGGTCCCGATCACTATGCGGGCTGGCTCGAGAACTCCGCCGGGTTCAAGGTCGAGCTCGTCGCCGATCCGGTCTGA
- a CDS encoding ABC-F family ATP-binding cassette domain-containing protein — MTATLVAQDLSGGYGHRVLFDGVDLTVAPGDVVGVVGSNGAGKSTLLRLLAGVDRPLAGRVSLAPADAFVGFLPQEHERRDGESVAAYIARRTGCADATRDLDQASAALADSSLAEPGTDPADVYSVALDRWLASGAADLDDRLPTVAADLGLEVGADALMTSLSGGQAARVGLAALLLSRFDIALLDEPTNDLDLDGLARLEEFVRSHRSGIVLVSHDREFLARSVTRVLELDLAQHTHHLYGGGYDAYLEERATLRRHARERYDEFADKKADLVARARTQREWSSQGVRNAMRKSPDNDKIRRRAATESSEKQAQKVRQMESRIARLDEVEEPRKEWQLSFTIGAAPRSGTVVSTLSGAVYRRGSFTLGPVSLQVNAGERIGITGPNGAGKSTLLAALLGRIRPDGGTAALGSNVRIGEVDQARSLLTGDRPLRDAFGAVVTELSPEEVRTLLAKFGLGADHVDRSAGELSPGERTRAALAVLQARGVNVLVLDEPTNHLDLPAIEQLEQALDSFDGTLLLVTHDRRMLDAVRVDRRWSVDRGVVRDAGV, encoded by the coding sequence ATGACCGCCACTCTCGTCGCCCAGGACCTGTCGGGCGGATATGGCCATCGCGTGCTCTTCGACGGTGTCGACCTGACCGTTGCTCCGGGCGACGTGGTCGGGGTCGTCGGGTCCAACGGTGCGGGCAAGTCGACTCTGCTGCGTCTGCTCGCCGGCGTCGATCGGCCACTCGCGGGGCGAGTCTCACTCGCCCCGGCGGATGCGTTCGTCGGTTTTCTGCCGCAGGAGCACGAGCGTCGCGACGGCGAGAGCGTCGCCGCCTACATCGCCCGCCGCACGGGGTGCGCGGATGCGACGCGCGACCTCGATCAGGCATCCGCCGCCCTCGCCGACTCGTCCCTCGCGGAGCCCGGAACCGACCCCGCCGACGTCTACTCGGTCGCGCTCGATCGGTGGTTGGCGAGCGGCGCGGCAGACCTCGACGACCGGCTCCCGACCGTCGCCGCCGACCTCGGGCTCGAGGTGGGAGCGGATGCCCTCATGACCTCGCTCTCGGGAGGGCAGGCGGCCCGCGTCGGCCTTGCCGCCCTGCTCCTGAGCCGCTTCGACATCGCCCTCCTCGACGAACCCACCAACGACCTCGACCTCGACGGACTGGCAAGGCTGGAAGAGTTCGTGCGCTCGCACCGCTCGGGCATCGTGCTGGTGAGTCATGATCGCGAGTTTCTCGCCCGGTCGGTCACCCGTGTGCTCGAGCTCGACCTCGCCCAGCACACGCACCACCTGTACGGCGGGGGATACGATGCGTACCTCGAAGAGCGCGCGACGCTGCGTCGTCACGCCCGCGAGCGCTACGACGAGTTCGCCGACAAGAAGGCCGACCTCGTCGCGCGAGCGCGCACTCAGCGCGAATGGTCGAGCCAGGGCGTGCGCAACGCGATGCGGAAGTCCCCCGACAACGACAAGATCCGCCGTCGTGCGGCGACCGAATCGAGCGAGAAGCAGGCGCAGAAGGTACGCCAGATGGAGAGCCGCATCGCGCGCCTCGACGAGGTCGAGGAGCCGCGGAAGGAGTGGCAGCTGTCGTTCACGATCGGAGCCGCACCCCGCTCGGGCACGGTCGTCTCCACGCTCTCCGGCGCTGTCTACCGGCGCGGTTCGTTCACGCTCGGACCGGTGTCGCTGCAGGTCAACGCGGGCGAGCGCATCGGCATCACGGGCCCGAACGGCGCCGGCAAGTCGACCCTGCTCGCTGCTCTCCTCGGACGCATCCGTCCCGACGGGGGCACCGCGGCCCTCGGCTCCAACGTGCGGATCGGCGAGGTCGACCAGGCCCGCTCGCTGCTGACGGGGGACCGTCCGCTGCGCGATGCGTTCGGTGCCGTCGTCACGGAGCTCAGCCCCGAAGAGGTGCGCACGCTCCTCGCCAAGTTCGGGCTCGGTGCCGATCACGTCGACCGGTCCGCGGGCGAACTGTCGCCGGGTGAGCGCACACGCGCCGCACTCGCGGTGCTGCAGGCGCGCGGCGTGAACGTGCTCGTCCTCGACGAGCCCACGAACCACCTCGACCTGCCCGCGATCGAGCAGCTCGAGCAGGCGCTGGACTCCTTCGACGGCACTCTGCTGCTCGTCACCCACGACCGTCGCATGCTCGACGCGGTGCGGGTCGATCGCCGGTGGAGCGTCGATCGGGGCGTCGTGCGCGACGCCGGCGTGTGA